From Desulfovibrio oxyclinae DSM 11498, a single genomic window includes:
- a CDS encoding methylenetetrahydrofolate reductase, with product MLIHEACRNSCRTDGPFISLEFFPPRRPELMPKLLESADKLKTLKPLFAAVTCGAGGGGATGTLETAAKLSDTLGFTVMPHLTCVHHTPESAREAVRELKNMGIRNALAVRGDLPEGMDAAPEELRYATDLVAIIRQEAPDMAVGVAAYPDIHPESETAQQDVEMLKFKLDNAEFGVTQLFFDNRRYFDLVERLEGMGCTRPVIPGVLPIRSLGQIRRLMTLCSTPIPGDLLSSIEKAHAQGGDDAVRELGLDHAAQQLRDLAANGAPGIHLYPFNQAELCLELAQRAGLLS from the coding sequence ATGCTGATTCACGAAGCCTGCCGCAACTCGTGCCGTACAGACGGCCCGTTCATATCATTGGAATTCTTTCCCCCGCGCAGGCCGGAACTCATGCCGAAGCTGCTGGAATCCGCCGACAAGCTGAAGACGCTCAAGCCGCTGTTCGCGGCTGTTACCTGCGGCGCCGGGGGCGGCGGCGCCACTGGAACGCTCGAAACCGCAGCAAAACTCTCTGACACCCTCGGCTTCACGGTCATGCCGCACCTCACCTGCGTCCATCATACTCCCGAATCCGCGCGAGAGGCCGTACGTGAACTCAAAAATATGGGCATCCGCAACGCCCTCGCGGTCCGTGGCGACCTGCCCGAAGGCATGGACGCTGCGCCCGAAGAGCTTCGTTACGCAACCGACCTCGTAGCAATCATACGGCAGGAGGCCCCGGACATGGCGGTGGGCGTGGCCGCATATCCGGACATTCATCCGGAGTCCGAAACAGCCCAGCAGGACGTCGAAATGCTCAAGTTCAAGCTCGACAACGCCGAATTCGGCGTGACCCAGCTCTTTTTCGACAACCGGCGCTATTTCGACCTCGTGGAGCGACTGGAAGGCATGGGCTGCACCAGACCCGTCATCCCAGGCGTGCTTCCGATCCGCTCCCTCGGACAGATTCGGCGGCTCATGACGCTTTGCAGCACGCCCATCCCCGGCGATCTGCTCTCATCCATCGAAAAGGCCCATGCGCAGGGAGGTGACGACGCCGTGCGCGAGCTCGGGTTGGATCACGCCGCGCAGCAGCTTCGCGATCTGGCTGCCAACGGCGCCCCGGGAATCCACCTTTATCCGTTCAATCAGGCCGAGCTGTGCCTTGAGCTGGCGCAGCGGGCCGGACTTTTGTCCTAA
- a CDS encoding metallophosphoesterase family protein: MKESRRIAVMSDIHGNLEAFRTVLGDIDTLGIERIVNLGDIVGYGPDPQSCADLVRERGIETVMGNHEQGLINQMYLSRFNPVARDMLLKTRALLDDETVQWLITRPKSLSLDNMRFVHGAPPDLVGEYLWKYSDRYGDLMHAFPEHVCFVGHTHELRHIVLDHDTSSCRKLCAGTVTLTADAKHIVNAGAVGQPRGNGPDAKYVLYDPASGELEIRFLPYDTQTTAEKIRRAGFHPALADRILRGC; the protein is encoded by the coding sequence ATGAAGGAATCACGCCGCATAGCGGTCATGTCCGACATCCACGGCAATCTGGAGGCCTTCCGGACCGTGCTGGGCGACATCGACACCCTCGGAATCGAACGCATAGTCAACCTCGGCGACATTGTCGGCTACGGTCCCGACCCACAGTCGTGCGCCGATCTCGTGCGCGAACGCGGCATTGAGACGGTCATGGGCAACCATGAGCAGGGACTCATCAACCAGATGTACCTGTCACGATTCAACCCCGTCGCCCGCGACATGCTGCTCAAGACCCGCGCGTTGCTGGACGACGAGACCGTCCAGTGGCTCATCACCCGGCCCAAAAGCCTCAGCTTGGACAACATGCGCTTCGTCCACGGCGCGCCACCCGATCTGGTGGGCGAATATCTCTGGAAGTACTCGGACCGCTACGGGGATTTGATGCACGCCTTCCCTGAGCACGTGTGCTTCGTGGGACACACCCATGAACTGCGGCACATCGTGCTTGACCACGACACTTCGAGCTGCCGCAAGCTCTGCGCCGGAACCGTGACTCTGACGGCTGACGCAAAGCACATCGTCAACGCAGGAGCCGTGGGCCAGCCGCGCGGCAACGGTCCTGATGCGAAGTACGTCCTTTACGATCCTGCTTCCGGCGAGCTTGAAATCCGCTTTCTGCCGTACGATACGCAGACCACGGCCGAAAAGATTCGCCGCGCCGGATTCCATCCTGCGCTGGCCGACAGGATTCTCAGGGGCTGTTAG
- a CDS encoding molybdopterin-dependent oxidoreductase, producing MTHSACTFDCPDSCSWLVDTDTRKIRGNPEHPFTNGFACPKGQRIFRRIEAEDRITTPLLRRNGQFEPIDWAEALALCAEKLNSVQGDPQKALHLRGFGYRGVLGMASVAFFNAFGATRTHGSLCDDTGIAACEADFGVLTHNDPSDIPNARRIVNWGKDFNRSSIHTAALIRQARKNGASVLTVSIGGDDTASLSDTVIRIRPGTDRFLAAAVLALLLRENRVGKDMLTRCANTDEFARLVKEQDITTLCRACDVSFDAVRTLAEWYADESPLTSIIGWGLQRHLHGGESVRFINALSVLSGHIGSPGNGVYYNISSNRNFTKWKADGPHDGPTRSFLVPQLARELENAAPAVEFCWIDGFNPANQVPDAVAAARALKRIPFTVCVEAFMTDTAMRADLILPPALTMEREDILGSALHNYVNHSAKLMEPRDEARSDFEILRELGARLTTPITFPDAETCLRSSLQESGIDLDDLRETGFARGDWPQIAFEDLRFGHEDGLYHLPETLSDAREHDANYPLMLMTLVRREAIHSQIPEEEQAEMLTARISPDNPMLKGLNTADPALLETEAGSMRVMVAVEEGIHPQTVILRRGGWMRHGRNPNAVIADHVTDMGGGAAYYSQYCTLKNG from the coding sequence ATGACACACAGCGCATGCACCTTCGACTGTCCGGACAGCTGCTCGTGGCTGGTGGATACTGACACACGGAAGATTCGCGGCAACCCCGAGCATCCCTTCACCAACGGCTTCGCCTGCCCCAAGGGACAACGCATCTTCAGGCGCATCGAGGCCGAGGATCGCATCACCACCCCGCTGCTGCGACGCAACGGCCAGTTTGAGCCTATTGACTGGGCCGAAGCCCTCGCATTGTGCGCGGAAAAACTGAACTCGGTTCAGGGCGATCCGCAAAAGGCGCTGCATCTGCGCGGCTTCGGCTATCGCGGCGTGCTCGGCATGGCCAGCGTCGCCTTTTTCAATGCCTTCGGCGCGACCCGTACCCACGGATCGCTTTGCGATGACACCGGCATTGCCGCGTGCGAGGCGGATTTCGGAGTGCTCACCCACAATGACCCGTCCGACATCCCCAACGCCCGCCGCATCGTGAACTGGGGCAAGGACTTCAACCGAAGCTCCATCCACACCGCGGCTCTCATCAGGCAGGCTCGCAAGAACGGCGCTTCTGTCCTGACGGTCTCCATCGGCGGAGACGACACGGCATCGCTTTCCGACACCGTCATCCGCATCCGCCCCGGTACGGACCGCTTTCTGGCCGCCGCAGTTCTGGCACTGCTGCTGCGCGAGAACCGTGTTGGCAAGGACATGCTCACGCGGTGCGCCAACACGGACGAGTTCGCGCGTCTGGTCAAAGAGCAGGACATCACCACGCTCTGCCGCGCCTGCGACGTTTCCTTTGATGCGGTGCGAACGCTGGCCGAATGGTACGCCGATGAATCCCCCCTGACCTCCATCATCGGCTGGGGACTTCAGAGACACCTGCACGGCGGCGAGTCCGTACGTTTCATCAATGCGCTCTCGGTGCTTTCCGGACACATCGGCTCCCCCGGCAACGGTGTTTACTACAATATTTCCTCCAACCGGAACTTCACCAAATGGAAAGCCGACGGCCCCCACGACGGCCCGACACGAAGCTTTCTTGTGCCGCAACTGGCAAGAGAACTGGAGAATGCCGCTCCTGCCGTGGAATTCTGCTGGATAGACGGATTCAACCCCGCCAATCAGGTGCCTGACGCCGTGGCAGCGGCCCGCGCCCTCAAGCGCATCCCCTTCACCGTATGCGTGGAGGCGTTCATGACCGACACCGCCATGCGCGCGGACCTGATCCTGCCGCCCGCGCTGACCATGGAGCGCGAGGACATCCTCGGTTCCGCCCTGCACAACTACGTGAACCACTCCGCCAAGCTGATGGAACCGCGCGACGAGGCCCGATCCGACTTTGAAATCCTTCGCGAGCTGGGCGCAAGGCTGACCACCCCAATCACGTTTCCAGATGCGGAAACATGCCTTCGCAGTTCACTTCAGGAATCCGGCATCGACCTCGACGACTTGCGGGAAACAGGTTTCGCACGCGGCGATTGGCCGCAGATCGCATTCGAAGACCTTCGATTCGGACATGAAGACGGCCTGTACCACCTGCCGGAAACGCTTTCCGATGCACGGGAACACGACGCGAATTATCCCCTGATGCTCATGACGCTGGTACGCCGTGAAGCCATTCATTCGCAGATTCCCGAAGAGGAGCAGGCAGAAATGCTGACCGCCCGAATATCTCCGGACAACCCGATGCTCAAGGGGTTGAATACGGCCGACCCCGCTCTGCTTGAGACAGAGGCCGGGAGCATGCGGGTCATGGTGGCGGTGGAGGAAGGCATCCATCCCCAGACCGTCATTCTGCGCCGGGGCGGTTGGATGCGACACGGCAGGAATCCCAACGCGGTCATTGCTGACCACGTCACGGACATGGGCGGCGGTGCGGCTTATTACAGCCAGTACTGCACACTGAAAAACGGGTAG
- the aat gene encoding leucyl/phenylalanyl-tRNA--protein transferase, translating into MAIYRLFEDPVFPDPDEAEPDGLLAVGGDLSVTRLLTAYANGIFPWYAEDSPILWWSTNPRLILIPSELHVPKSLRRTLNRGCYSFTLDRDFRSVIAACAETLRPDQEGTWLVPEMIEAYTLLHDLGYAHSVEAWCGDDLVGGLYGISIGSAFFGESMFFRRPDASKAAFVTLVRQLEQWGFDFVDCQQTTDHLLRFGAREVPRYRFREMLDKAVRKPTFEGRWSFCEDADALRN; encoded by the coding sequence TTGGCGATCTACCGGCTGTTCGAGGATCCAGTGTTTCCCGACCCGGACGAGGCTGAGCCGGACGGGCTGCTCGCCGTGGGCGGCGACCTGTCCGTGACGCGCCTGCTCACCGCCTATGCCAACGGCATTTTTCCCTGGTATGCCGAGGATTCGCCCATTCTGTGGTGGTCCACCAATCCGCGCCTGATACTCATCCCTTCGGAACTGCATGTCCCCAAAAGCCTGCGCCGAACCCTGAATCGCGGCTGCTACAGCTTTACCCTTGACCGGGATTTCCGCTCGGTCATAGCGGCCTGCGCGGAAACCTTGAGGCCGGATCAGGAGGGCACGTGGCTGGTGCCGGAGATGATAGAAGCCTACACGCTGCTGCACGATCTTGGGTACGCCCATTCCGTGGAGGCATGGTGCGGCGATGATCTGGTAGGCGGGCTTTACGGCATCTCCATCGGCTCGGCTTTTTTCGGAGAATCCATGTTCTTCCGCCGTCCGGATGCATCCAAGGCCGCCTTCGTGACGCTGGTGCGCCAGCTTGAGCAGTGGGGGTTCGATTTCGTGGACTGCCAGCAGACCACGGACCATCTGCTGCGTTTTGGCGCGCGCGAAGTGCCGCGCTACCGCTTCCGGGAAATGCTCGACAAGGCGGTTCGCAAGCCCACGTTCGAGGGGCGCTGGAGCTTTTGCGAAGACGCCGATGCTCTCCGGAACTAG
- a CDS encoding acyl-CoA thioesterase, giving the protein MVDNYRVVRPEHLNHHGYLFGGIVLKWVDEFAWLFCSLDYRGCTMVTVAMDEVQFRARISCGAIVRFNVEREKQGTTSVTYRVRVYGDEPGGTEEKFIFETKVVFVRLDESGRKTPLPEPDAHSLTVGG; this is encoded by the coding sequence ATGGTTGACAATTACAGGGTGGTGCGCCCCGAGCACCTGAATCATCACGGGTATCTCTTCGGGGGCATCGTCCTCAAATGGGTGGACGAGTTCGCCTGGCTGTTCTGCTCTCTCGATTACCGGGGGTGCACCATGGTCACCGTGGCCATGGACGAGGTGCAGTTTCGCGCTCGCATCTCCTGCGGCGCCATCGTTCGCTTCAATGTGGAGCGCGAAAAGCAGGGGACGACTTCCGTGACCTACCGGGTTCGCGTCTACGGCGACGAACCCGGCGGCACGGAGGAAAAGTTCATCTTCGAAACCAAGGTCGTGTTCGTGCGTCTGGATGAGAGCGGCAGGAAGACGCCGCTGCCGGAGCCGGATGCCCATTCGCTGACCGTCGGAGGCTGA
- the clpA gene encoding ATP-dependent Clp protease ATP-binding subunit ClpA produces MTMLSKALESALTGAVNEVKERNHEFLTLEHLLYAIASEDSGVEILTSCGADVTELREQLGVFFEQNMESLPVEVETEVVQTLGVRRVLQRAVWQKKAAGRDMVDVGDVLAAMFDEEDSYAVYFLRTHDVSRLEVLDYISHGMEEDPRPWFPERVGEPAEDAETKGDEKKGALEEFATNLSERAAQGLIDPLIGRQAELERTVQVLSRRRKNNPIYVGDPGVGKTAMAEGLALHIVEGNVPKEFLGAEIWALDMGALLAGTKYRGDFEKRLKAVLAELKPRKDAILFVDEIHTIVGAGSVSGGSMDASNILKPFLASGEIRCIGSTTYEEYKNHFEKDRALSRRFQKIELPEPSVDETVDILKGLKPHYEKYHGVTYTLPVLKATAELSSRHLTERHLPDKAIDVMDEAGALYKLGRTRRKGDRITISDIEKIIARMARIPARRLSGDDRTRLKNLEGELKGVVFGQDNAVDQLSKSIKRARAGMKQPGRPVGSFLLTGPTGVGKTELARQLADKLDVGFLRFDMSEYMEKHAVARLIGAPPGYVGFDQGGLLTEGIRKQPHCVVLFDEIEKAHPDVFNILLQVMDYATLTDNNGRKADFRHVILLMTSNAGAREMSKGAIGFTRNEDDDRKSGALKAVEKLFTPEFRNRLDSIVQFDSLENWVMERIVDKFINELNGQLAERRVTVELTPAARTQLAKLGHDPAFGARPMGRTIQREIKDPLADELLFGKLMKGGIVQVGFENDEFTFNY; encoded by the coding sequence ATGACCATGCTGAGTAAGGCCTTAGAGAGCGCCCTGACGGGCGCGGTCAACGAAGTCAAGGAAAGGAACCACGAGTTCCTGACCCTGGAACATCTCCTGTACGCCATCGCCAGCGAGGATTCGGGCGTGGAAATACTCACGTCCTGCGGTGCGGACGTCACCGAGCTGCGCGAACAGCTCGGGGTGTTCTTTGAACAGAACATGGAATCCCTGCCTGTTGAGGTGGAGACCGAAGTCGTGCAGACGCTTGGTGTGCGCCGGGTGTTGCAGCGTGCCGTGTGGCAGAAGAAGGCCGCCGGGCGCGACATGGTGGACGTGGGGGACGTGCTCGCGGCCATGTTCGACGAAGAGGACTCCTACGCGGTCTATTTCCTGCGCACGCACGATGTCTCCCGCCTTGAAGTGCTGGATTACATCTCGCACGGCATGGAAGAGGACCCCCGTCCATGGTTCCCGGAGCGCGTGGGAGAACCCGCCGAGGACGCCGAGACCAAGGGCGACGAAAAGAAAGGTGCGCTCGAAGAGTTTGCGACCAATCTTTCCGAACGCGCCGCGCAGGGCCTCATTGACCCGCTCATAGGCCGGCAGGCGGAGCTTGAACGCACGGTTCAGGTCCTCTCGCGCCGTCGCAAGAACAACCCGATTTACGTGGGCGATCCCGGCGTGGGCAAGACCGCTATGGCCGAAGGGCTTGCGTTGCACATCGTCGAGGGTAACGTTCCCAAGGAATTCCTCGGTGCCGAAATCTGGGCGCTGGACATGGGCGCGCTGCTGGCGGGCACCAAGTATCGCGGCGACTTCGAGAAGCGGCTCAAGGCCGTGCTTGCCGAACTGAAGCCGCGCAAGGACGCAATCCTGTTCGTGGACGAGATTCACACCATCGTGGGTGCCGGCTCCGTGAGCGGCGGCAGCATGGATGCCTCCAACATCCTCAAGCCGTTCCTCGCCTCCGGCGAGATCCGCTGCATCGGCTCCACCACGTACGAGGAATACAAGAACCATTTTGAAAAGGACCGCGCCCTGTCGCGCCGGTTCCAGAAGATCGAACTGCCCGAGCCCTCGGTTGATGAAACCGTGGATATTCTCAAGGGCCTCAAGCCCCATTACGAGAAGTATCACGGCGTGACCTACACGCTGCCGGTGCTCAAGGCCACGGCCGAGCTTTCCTCGCGTCACCTGACGGAGCGTCACCTGCCGGACAAGGCCATCGACGTGATGGACGAAGCGGGCGCGCTCTACAAGCTGGGCAGAACGCGGCGCAAGGGCGACAGGATCACCATCTCGGACATCGAGAAGATCATCGCCCGAATGGCCCGCATCCCGGCCCGCCGCCTCAGCGGAGATGACCGCACGCGCCTGAAGAATCTTGAAGGCGAGCTTAAGGGCGTGGTCTTCGGGCAGGACAATGCCGTGGACCAGCTTTCCAAGTCCATCAAGCGTGCCCGTGCCGGCATGAAGCAACCGGGACGCCCCGTTGGCAGCTTCCTGCTCACCGGCCCCACCGGCGTGGGCAAGACCGAGCTGGCCCGCCAGCTGGCGGACAAGCTCGACGTGGGCTTTCTGCGTTTCGACATGTCGGAGTACATGGAGAAGCACGCCGTGGCGCGGCTCATCGGTGCGCCTCCGGGCTACGTGGGCTTTGATCAGGGCGGCCTGCTCACCGAGGGCATCCGCAAGCAGCCGCACTGCGTGGTGCTTTTCGACGAGATCGAAAAGGCGCACCCGGACGTGTTCAACATTCTGCTGCAGGTCATGGACTACGCCACCCTGACGGACAACAATGGGCGCAAGGCGGACTTCAGGCACGTGATTCTGCTCATGACCTCCAATGCCGGGGCTCGGGAGATGTCCAAGGGTGCCATCGGCTTTACCCGCAACGAGGATGACGACCGCAAGTCAGGCGCGCTCAAGGCCGTGGAAAAGCTCTTCACTCCCGAATTCCGCAACCGTCTGGACTCCATCGTGCAGTTCGACTCGCTGGAAAACTGGGTGATGGAGCGCATCGTGGACAAGTTCATCAACGAACTGAACGGTCAGCTGGCCGAGCGGCGCGTTACTGTGGAACTGACACCGGCGGCGCGAACGCAGCTGGCAAAGCTCGGGCACGACCCGGCCTTTGGCGCGCGCCCCATGGGCCGCACCATCCAGCGGGAAATCAAGGATCCGCTGGCGGACGAACTTCTCTTCGGCAAGCTCATGAAGGGCGGCATCGTTCAGGTCGGCTTTGAAAACGACGAATTCACGTTCAACTACTAG
- the clpS gene encoding ATP-dependent Clp protease adapter ClpS produces MGRKYTGDGFESEVLERHEVKEPSRYKVLLHNDDYTTMDFVIEILTKVFHKSEAEATRIMLAVHHEGVGVCGLYTAEVAETKVDMVHRLARGAGFPLKCTMEKE; encoded by the coding sequence ATGGGCAGAAAGTACACCGGGGACGGATTCGAGTCCGAAGTGCTCGAACGGCACGAGGTGAAGGAGCCGTCCCGGTACAAGGTGCTCCTGCACAATGACGATTACACCACTATGGATTTCGTTATCGAAATTCTGACGAAGGTGTTCCACAAAAGCGAGGCCGAGGCCACACGCATCATGCTGGCGGTCCATCACGAAGGAGTGGGCGTCTGCGGCTTGTATACGGCGGAAGTGGCCGAGACCAAGGTGGACATGGTCCACCGGCTCGCCCGTGGTGCGGGATTCCCGCTCAAATGCACCATGGAGAAGGAATAA
- a CDS encoding class IV adenylate cyclase — MALEKELKYRDADHEAVRANLQSEGARPVGRWFESNMVFDTPGRELKAVGKLLRLRLKGDRAVLTVKVPPGEAESDAVKVFEEHETPVGDFDAMRDCLEALGYRVAFAYEKVREKWLLGDCAICLDTLPFGFFVEVEGEEDRIVACAARLGLEVCKSCTLTYHALNLEVIAEKGLPEQESFVFDSKERARLIEETQT, encoded by the coding sequence GTGGCACTCGAAAAGGAACTGAAATACAGGGACGCGGACCATGAGGCCGTGCGCGCAAATCTTCAAAGTGAAGGCGCGCGGCCAGTCGGCAGATGGTTCGAATCCAACATGGTCTTCGATACCCCGGGGCGCGAATTGAAGGCCGTCGGGAAGCTGCTTCGCCTGCGCCTGAAGGGTGATAGGGCGGTGCTGACCGTCAAGGTCCCTCCGGGGGAGGCCGAATCCGACGCAGTTAAGGTGTTTGAAGAGCACGAAACGCCGGTGGGTGATTTCGATGCCATGCGCGACTGTCTGGAGGCGCTGGGCTACCGGGTGGCTTTCGCTTATGAGAAGGTGCGGGAGAAATGGCTGCTGGGCGATTGTGCTATCTGTCTCGACACCCTGCCGTTCGGCTTTTTTGTTGAAGTGGAAGGGGAGGAAGACCGGATCGTTGCCTGTGCGGCCCGGCTCGGGCTTGAGGTCTGTAAATCCTGTACATTGACGTATCACGCGTTGAACCTTGAGGTGATTGCGGAAAAAGGACTGCCGGAGCAGGAGAGTTTCGTTTTCGACAGCAAAGAGCGGGCTCGGTTGATCGAAGAAACGCAAACTTGA
- the crcB gene encoding fluoride efflux transporter CrcB, which produces MKKMLLIAVGGAAGSICRYYAAGLAQRLAGTGFPAGTFAVNMIGCLLFGAVWGFFENRIGLGGDLRLLVLTGFLGAFTTFSTFMFESAQLVKASQVAMAALNIGGQAAVGLLLVFGGMTLGRLL; this is translated from the coding sequence ATGAAGAAGATGCTTCTCATTGCCGTGGGCGGCGCCGCCGGCTCCATTTGCAGGTATTACGCCGCAGGTCTGGCCCAGCGTCTGGCCGGGACCGGTTTTCCCGCCGGAACCTTTGCCGTGAACATGATAGGCTGCCTGCTCTTCGGCGCGGTGTGGGGCTTCTTCGAAAACCGCATCGGCCTTGGCGGAGACCTGCGCCTTCTGGTTCTTACCGGATTTCTGGGCGCGTTCACGACCTTTTCCACGTTCATGTTCGAATCGGCGCAGCTGGTAAAGGCCAGTCAGGTCGCCATGGCCGCGCTGAACATCGGCGGGCAGGCCGCTGTGGGACTGCTGCTCGTCTTCGGCGGCATGACCCTTGGCAGACTGTTGTAG
- a CDS encoding DUF190 domain-containing protein, translated as MHLPAQAERLRIFIGEADRHDGRLLSEVIVEEARKTGLAGATVLRGIMGYGANSRVHTSKILRLSEDMPLVIEVVDIPEKIETFLRTLDELVTEGLVTREPVEVMFYRHSGG; from the coding sequence ATGCATCTTCCGGCTCAGGCGGAACGACTCAGGATTTTCATAGGAGAGGCGGACCGGCACGACGGCAGGCTGCTTTCGGAAGTAATCGTGGAAGAAGCCCGCAAGACCGGGCTCGCCGGAGCCACTGTGCTCCGGGGCATCATGGGATACGGCGCCAACAGCCGAGTGCACACCTCGAAGATTCTCCGGCTCTCCGAAGACATGCCGCTGGTCATCGAGGTAGTGGACATCCCGGAAAAGATCGAAACCTTCCTCAGGACGCTTGACGAGCTGGTCACCGAAGGGCTGGTGACGCGGGAGCCGGTCGAGGTGATGTTCTACCGCCACTCAGGCGGCTAA